The proteins below are encoded in one region of Fibrella aestuarina BUZ 2:
- a CDS encoding response regulator transcription factor: protein MYTYPVRVLLVDDHPIVQSGLSYELGRSAGLQIVCATQTVDESLTQLRQDAVDVVLSDLYLGDTTTGIQLMLQLRELGISLPVLIMSSDEKPATIRQVLGAGAAGFLSKRSTPADFEQAIRWAANVDRLPDPYIAPHDLRLRMHQLTTPPRPQQATQLQPLTRKEVETLRAFGQGLEPKEIAHERRVAVTTVYSQLNMAREKLQIHHDVELRNFAIRHLLE, encoded by the coding sequence ATGTACACGTATCCCGTCCGCGTCCTGCTGGTGGATGATCACCCCATTGTGCAGAGCGGGCTCAGTTATGAACTTGGCCGCTCTGCTGGCTTACAAATCGTTTGCGCAACACAGACCGTAGATGAATCACTGACGCAGCTTCGACAGGATGCTGTCGATGTCGTGCTCTCGGACCTCTATCTGGGCGATACAACTACGGGCATCCAATTGATGCTACAACTGCGTGAACTGGGCATCTCCTTACCGGTGCTAATCATGAGCTCCGATGAAAAACCCGCTACAATCAGGCAGGTATTGGGGGCTGGGGCTGCGGGTTTTTTGAGCAAGCGTAGCACCCCTGCTGACTTTGAACAGGCTATTCGCTGGGCTGCTAATGTCGATCGCCTGCCCGATCCGTACATTGCTCCCCACGACCTACGGCTGCGCATGCATCAGCTCACGACGCCCCCACGCCCCCAGCAAGCTACGCAGTTGCAGCCGCTAACCCGGAAGGAGGTGGAAACGCTACGGGCTTTTGGCCAGGGGCTCGAACCGAAGGAGATCGCTCATGAGCGGCGGGTGGCCGTAACCACCGTCTATTCTCAGCTTAACATGGCTCGCGAAAAGCTTCAGATTCATCACGATGTAGAGTTACGCAATTTTGCCATTCGTCATTTGCTTGAATAA
- a CDS encoding sensor histidine kinase — MFALLATHTMPSSFTFWKGLFLLFISGLWTHRLTAQPVLVIDSSQMHVETGLWAEWLADSSRRLTLHDVISPAVSPRFRLVNTQYPNAGYTLDDYWLRVRIRVVGPNQKPGEILFLENAFPIATSVDLFVLDSTGRVLETHRSTSCSLGDRREVPHPHFVFTMPVRPGQTLTLYVHSRNEMGLQYLPLTIWREAAFDTYTILLHYGWGIYSGFALLALLLHLLLYGFTRERRYLLVGLMVASYLLYETSRGVGLGMRYLWPERPWLLSHGINLFFTLWIFAYLYFFNQLFALRQTAPIWHRVFIGLGLLNITLFALSLPDWWVPRAALLVYQGTPIMLTMFALGCYVVWQGQRWAIYYVVGTGALLSGGLLLVLSRSGLLTAMSSNLSAMALSGGTMLEISCFTLGIAAQSRRERHERRVAQAQQREAALLNQQERQQRERQETEARLLARIDERRTVADNLHDNLGSMLFSLQLRLDGLSRQPAISTDDIQSVQHLLLQAHQRFRLIAHNLMPDEFSRQGGLAPALTSFIDELNLVSTTSFGLYVDPKAQLLPPNTQFALYNIAFELLQNVLRHAQASQASLQVRCPTSTLVLLKMEDNGIGVAKTKLTDSRAFSTIRRRVEQAMGQFQIGLLAGGGTRVVVELPVGPDSERQS, encoded by the coding sequence ATGTTTGCACTCCTAGCCACACACACCATGCCGTCGTCATTTACCTTCTGGAAGGGCCTGTTCCTACTGTTCATCAGCGGGTTATGGACCCATCGTCTGACGGCTCAACCAGTGTTGGTCATCGACAGCAGCCAGATGCACGTTGAGACAGGACTTTGGGCCGAGTGGCTGGCCGACTCTTCTCGCCGCCTGACGTTACACGACGTAATCAGCCCGGCCGTGAGTCCGCGTTTTCGGCTCGTGAATACGCAGTATCCTAACGCGGGCTACACCCTCGACGATTATTGGTTACGGGTACGTATCCGCGTGGTGGGTCCCAATCAAAAACCGGGTGAAATCCTCTTTTTAGAGAATGCATTTCCGATAGCTACCTCTGTAGACCTATTTGTTCTTGACAGCACAGGGCGAGTGTTGGAAACGCATCGGTCTACCTCGTGCAGTCTGGGCGATCGTCGGGAGGTACCTCATCCCCATTTCGTGTTTACCATGCCGGTACGTCCGGGTCAGACACTCACCCTCTACGTCCATAGCCGCAACGAGATGGGGCTGCAATACCTGCCCCTGACGATCTGGCGCGAGGCTGCTTTCGATACTTATACGATCCTGCTTCATTACGGCTGGGGCATCTACTCGGGCTTTGCACTGCTGGCACTGCTACTTCATTTGCTGCTATATGGCTTCACCCGCGAACGCCGCTATTTATTGGTAGGGCTTATGGTAGCCAGTTACCTGCTTTATGAGACAAGCCGGGGAGTAGGGCTGGGCATGCGCTATCTGTGGCCTGAGCGTCCTTGGCTGCTCTCCCATGGCATCAATCTTTTTTTCACGCTGTGGATTTTTGCTTACCTCTATTTTTTCAATCAACTGTTTGCCCTTCGCCAGACGGCCCCCATTTGGCATCGGGTGTTTATCGGGTTAGGCCTGCTGAATATCACGCTATTTGCCTTGTCTCTCCCCGACTGGTGGGTACCAAGAGCGGCGCTGCTAGTTTATCAGGGTACACCCATTATGTTGACCATGTTTGCGTTGGGCTGCTATGTTGTCTGGCAAGGGCAGCGTTGGGCTATCTACTATGTAGTTGGTACGGGGGCTTTGCTATCGGGTGGCCTACTGCTTGTTTTAAGCCGCTCTGGCTTACTGACAGCCATGAGCAGCAACCTAAGCGCCATGGCACTGAGTGGCGGCACCATGCTTGAAATCAGTTGTTTCACGCTGGGCATTGCTGCGCAGTCGCGACGCGAACGGCATGAACGGCGCGTTGCGCAGGCACAGCAACGAGAAGCGGCATTACTTAACCAACAGGAACGCCAGCAACGGGAACGCCAGGAGACTGAAGCTCGCCTCCTGGCCCGTATCGATGAGCGTCGCACTGTGGCCGACAACCTCCACGATAACCTTGGCAGCATGTTGTTCAGCCTGCAACTTCGGCTCGATGGGCTGAGCCGGCAACCGGCGATCTCAACCGATGATATTCAGTCTGTTCAACACCTGTTGCTACAGGCACATCAACGATTTCGGTTAATTGCCCACAATCTGATGCCCGACGAGTTTAGCCGCCAGGGCGGATTGGCTCCTGCGCTTACATCATTTATTGACGAACTCAATCTGGTATCGACCACATCCTTCGGGCTCTATGTAGATCCTAAAGCTCAACTATTACCACCTAACACCCAGTTTGCCCTCTACAACATTGCTTTTGAGCTGCTACAGAACGTGTTGCGGCATGCACAGGCTTCGCAGGCCAGCCTTCAGGTACGTTGCCCTACGTCGACGCTCGTACTGCTTAAGATGGAGGATAACGGCATCGGAGTGGCTAAAACTAAACTAACCGACAGCCGTGCTTTCTCCACTATTCGGCGGCGGGTCGAGCAGGCTATGGGTCAATTTCAGATCGGTTTGCTAGCGGGCGGCGGCACTCGGGTCGTCGTTGAGTTGCCTGTCGGGCCGGACAGTGAAAGACAGTCATGA
- a CDS encoding outer membrane beta-barrel protein, with translation MKKIVCLTASLLAALTGFAQSENYRAFKVDITTGYSKSSQSGTGNNGGINFSIEPKYNITDNIAVGVKVEGAVLASAESSGITALAIVRATQLTGEYYVGESTVRPYVGLGLGLYKGYLYLSDSDESELIAGETSQFGIAPRAGLQIGHFRLGLEYNLVKDSNYFSLKIGTTIGGGRK, from the coding sequence ATGAAAAAAATAGTGTGTCTTACCGCCAGCTTGTTGGCGGCCCTGACGGGCTTTGCCCAGTCTGAAAACTACCGCGCTTTCAAGGTCGACATCACCACCGGCTACTCGAAATCAAGCCAGAGCGGAACCGGTAACAACGGAGGTATCAATTTCTCGATCGAGCCTAAGTACAACATCACCGACAACATTGCGGTGGGCGTGAAGGTAGAAGGCGCCGTGCTGGCGTCTGCCGAAAGCAGCGGGATCACAGCCCTGGCCATCGTGCGGGCTACTCAACTCACGGGTGAATATTATGTTGGCGAAAGCACCGTGCGGCCCTACGTTGGTCTTGGCCTGGGGCTTTACAAGGGCTACCTGTATCTGTCGGATAGCGACGAGTCGGAGCTGATCGCTGGCGAGACCAGTCAATTCGGTATTGCCCCACGGGCAGGTTTACAAATCGGGCACTTCCGGCTGGGGCTCGAATACAACCTTGTAAAAGACAGTAACTACTTCTCGTTAAAGATCGGCACAACTATCGGCGGCGGGCGCAAATAA
- a CDS encoding porin family protein: protein MKTILLSFVLLISMSTLTHAQISKRFGIVGGLHSASIRSTGLDSKFGFHIGGVAELAINDNVLIRPQLLYSTKGASVSAGGLTYSINLSYIEIPIHAVYKAEVGTGKLFGGLGPYIGILAGARDSDGDEVDGLKTVDAGLSLLGGYELTEQKISVNLFYNTGFTNIATNAPRTGSSNTNSTFGLSVAYFFGE from the coding sequence ATGAAAACGATACTACTCTCTTTTGTGCTCCTAATAAGCATGAGCACGCTGACGCATGCCCAAATTTCCAAACGCTTTGGGATAGTCGGTGGACTCCACTCGGCGTCGATCCGGTCCACGGGACTGGATAGTAAGTTCGGCTTCCATATTGGCGGGGTGGCTGAGCTCGCCATCAACGATAATGTCTTGATCCGCCCCCAACTGCTTTATAGCACCAAAGGGGCCAGCGTGAGCGCAGGTGGGCTCACCTACTCGATCAACCTGTCATACATCGAGATCCCTATCCATGCTGTGTACAAGGCCGAGGTTGGAACGGGTAAGCTCTTCGGCGGACTAGGGCCCTACATCGGTATTCTGGCTGGTGCCCGTGATTCCGATGGGGATGAAGTCGACGGCCTGAAAACAGTGGACGCGGGCCTTAGCTTGCTGGGTGGGTACGAACTGACTGAGCAAAAAATCAGCGTCAACCTGTTCTACAACACGGGCTTCACCAACATCGCTACCAATGCCCCCCGCACGGGCTCAAGCAACACCAACAGCACATTCGGCTTATCAGTCGCTTACTTCTTCGGTGAGTAA
- a CDS encoding TolB family protein translates to MKIYTYSLLFSCLATAALAQKGPVAPSATGNAEGLIRETVDAGQEFYPRVSPDGKSLLYNSLEKTTYFTVSETGSLTTKTDKKFRIIKKEIGSPVTNPLVVDAAYPTWLPDGSGIIFSYIKPMRPVIARSNGAGVGLNYISQGEMGEDDAEPVINRDMSQIFFTTFMGKSRMICSMDAKGGNFTVLTEGGHLALNPNDNTKIIYNGRVGKVVQVFTLDLKTGQKAQLTQGDYNNKDGAFSRDGKYIAFVSNRENPKKKNHHLYMMKADGTELVQLTQGDTDEGDPTFGPDGTIYFYSNADRNYNIWKVKPRSTR, encoded by the coding sequence ATGAAAATTTACACGTACAGCCTGCTCTTTTCCTGCCTGGCGACCGCTGCATTAGCCCAGAAAGGGCCGGTGGCCCCATCGGCAACGGGTAACGCCGAAGGCCTCATTCGCGAAACCGTCGATGCGGGTCAGGAATTTTACCCGCGCGTAAGCCCAGATGGCAAATCGCTGCTCTACAACAGTCTGGAAAAGACAACGTATTTCACGGTTTCAGAGACGGGCAGTCTGACGACCAAAACCGACAAGAAATTCAGAATTATTAAAAAGGAGATTGGATCGCCGGTGACAAACCCGCTTGTGGTTGATGCCGCCTATCCAACCTGGCTGCCTGATGGATCAGGTATTATTTTTTCCTACATCAAGCCCATGCGCCCCGTCATTGCGCGGTCGAATGGGGCCGGGGTTGGCCTGAACTATATCTCGCAGGGCGAAATGGGCGAAGATGATGCTGAGCCGGTCATCAACCGCGACATGAGCCAGATCTTCTTCACCACCTTCATGGGCAAGAGCCGGATGATCTGCTCGATGGATGCCAAAGGTGGCAACTTCACCGTCCTGACGGAAGGCGGGCACCTGGCGCTGAATCCCAATGATAACACGAAGATCATTTACAACGGCCGTGTGGGTAAGGTGGTACAGGTGTTTACGCTCGATTTGAAGACGGGCCAGAAAGCTCAACTCACCCAGGGCGATTACAACAATAAAGACGGGGCCTTTTCGCGGGATGGTAAGTACATCGCGTTTGTGAGCAATCGCGAAAATCCGAAGAAGAAGAACCATCACCTGTATATGATGAAGGCCGATGGGACTGAGTTGGTGCAGCTTACTCAGGGCGACACAGACGAGGGCGACCCCACGTTTGGCCCGGATGGTACGATCTACTTCTACTCCAACGCCGATCGGAACTACAACATCTGGAAGGTAAAGCCCCGCTCAACGCGCTAA
- a CDS encoding YfaP family protein, with protein sequence MQTLSTFGSTNRFWVILFAISLALLAGSCKKPADVLPAEIDPANASLLSQVLIMPSGTQTQAGDAPSPTTSSGTPVVNSPYTTVISSNGSTAPLTYTYQNVSGNLAGCYVQVVGADRYFRIPYGSNSSASGRLSLPVGIPTNVLDGQFTLAFCVYDANGRVSAPVTVTINVLRLGTGAIQVSLSWDDDTDQDLYVTDPANEIISYRNTSSSSGGALDRDDTSGYGPENIFWTQNAPDGRYQVRVNAYRAATQTNFYVTVSYPGGSKSFTGNTSFNVRTVNVTTFTKSGSTITF encoded by the coding sequence ATGCAAACTCTCTCCACCTTCGGCAGTACCAATCGCTTCTGGGTGATACTATTCGCCATCTCGCTGGCCCTGCTGGCGGGCAGCTGTAAAAAGCCCGCCGACGTTTTGCCTGCCGAGATCGACCCGGCCAACGCATCCTTGTTGAGTCAGGTACTCATCATGCCTTCAGGAACGCAGACCCAGGCGGGCGACGCCCCTTCCCCAACAACTAGTAGCGGTACGCCCGTCGTGAACTCGCCCTACACCACGGTGATCTCATCCAACGGTAGTACGGCACCACTCACTTACACCTATCAGAACGTGAGTGGCAATTTGGCCGGTTGTTACGTACAGGTCGTGGGCGCCGATCGGTACTTCCGCATTCCCTACGGCAGTAATTCATCGGCCAGCGGTCGGTTGTCGTTGCCGGTAGGTATTCCGACCAACGTATTGGATGGCCAATTCACGCTGGCATTCTGTGTGTACGACGCAAATGGCCGGGTAAGTGCCCCGGTAACGGTAACTATCAACGTGCTACGTCTGGGCACTGGTGCCATTCAGGTGAGCTTGTCGTGGGATGACGACACCGATCAGGATTTATACGTAACGGACCCGGCCAATGAGATCATCTCGTATAGGAATACGTCGTCGTCATCGGGTGGGGCGCTTGATCGGGATGATACAAGCGGCTACGGTCCCGAGAATATTTTCTGGACCCAAAATGCGCCTGACGGCAGGTATCAGGTTCGAGTAAATGCCTACAGGGCCGCCACACAAACTAACTTCTACGTGACGGTTAGCTACCCCGGTGGGTCGAAGTCATTTACGGGTAATACCTCGTTCAACGTCCGAACGGTCAACGTGACCACGTTTACCAAGAGCGGTAGCACTATTACGTTTTAG